In Alphaproteobacteria bacterium, the following proteins share a genomic window:
- the ccoP gene encoding cytochrome-c oxidase, cbb3-type subunit III, with the protein MARQSDQRRSDRDPGPRGEHADVGTSGHEWDGIRELNNPLPRWWTWTFYATIVFAIGYWVLYPSWPLINSYTEGVLGHSQRAEVMQAIASAQAAQSGLRQAVLQSSLEEIRQDGDLSQFAIAGGRSAFAVNCSQCHGQGAQGSAGYPNLNDDSWLWGGSLEAIETSIRFGIRSDHPETRLNDMTAFGTLDILSREEIADVAAHVLALSGQTAADGFDQAAAERGAVVFAEQCVACHGPAGTGDRELGAPDLTDALWLYGGDRGSIIESVTNGRAGVMPAWIDRLDEVTVKQLAVYVHALGGGE; encoded by the coding sequence ATGGCGCGACAGTCTGACCAACGCCGGTCCGATCGCGATCCGGGGCCGCGTGGCGAACACGCCGATGTGGGCACCAGCGGTCACGAATGGGATGGCATTCGCGAGCTGAACAACCCACTGCCGCGTTGGTGGACATGGACGTTCTACGCGACCATCGTGTTCGCCATCGGCTATTGGGTTCTGTACCCGTCGTGGCCGTTGATCAACAGCTATACCGAAGGCGTACTGGGTCACTCGCAGCGGGCGGAGGTCATGCAGGCCATTGCCAGCGCGCAGGCGGCGCAATCGGGCCTGCGCCAGGCGGTTCTGCAGTCCAGCCTGGAGGAAATCCGCCAGGACGGTGACCTCAGCCAGTTTGCCATTGCCGGCGGCCGCTCCGCCTTTGCCGTCAATTGTTCACAGTGCCACGGCCAGGGTGCGCAGGGCAGTGCCGGCTATCCCAATCTGAACGACGATTCGTGGCTGTGGGGTGGCAGTCTGGAGGCCATCGAGACAAGCATCCGCTTCGGCATCCGCAGTGACCATCCCGAGACCCGTCTCAACGACATGACCGCGTTCGGCACGCTGGACATTCTCAGCCGCGAGGAAATCGCCGATGTGGCCGCCCACGTGCTGGCCCTGTCGGGTCAGACGGCGGCGGACGGATTTGATCAGGCGGCGGCAGAACGCGGCGCGGTTGTCTTTGCCGAGCAGTGTGTCGCCTGTCACGGCCCGGCCGGCACCGGCGACCGGGAGCTTGGCGCGCCGGACCTGACCGATGCCCTGTGGCTGTATGGCGGCGACCGGGGGAGCATCATCGAGAGCGTGACGAACGGGCGCGCCGGGGTGATGCCGGCCTGGATTGACCGGCTGGACGAGGTAACGGTCAAGCAACTGGCGGTCTATGTGCACGCGTTGGGCGGCGGCGAGTAG
- a CDS encoding cbb3-type cytochrome c oxidase subunit 3 encodes MTYDGARAFAGFFGLFFFIALFIGVLVYVFWPRNKARFERAARLPMEESTGEPGDESETDGSNIRHGRPGSDRPVSDGER; translated from the coding sequence ATGACCTATGACGGTGCACGGGCCTTCGCCGGATTCTTCGGCCTGTTCTTTTTCATCGCGCTGTTCATCGGCGTCCTGGTCTATGTCTTCTGGCCGCGCAACAAGGCCCGTTTCGAGCGGGCGGCGCGACTGCCGATGGAAGAGTCCACGGGCGAGCCGGGGGACGAAAGCGAAACCGATGGCAGCAATATTCGTCATGGCCGGCCAGGGTCTGACCGCCCAGTGTCTGATGGAGAGAGGTGA
- the ccoO gene encoding cytochrome-c oxidase, cbb3-type subunit II — translation MFSHARLERNSIVLLIGILVTVAIGGLVQITPLFYLESTIEKVEGVRPYSPLELAGRNVYIREGCYNCHSQMIRALRDEVERYGHFSLAAESMYDHPFQWGSKRTGPDLARVGGRYSDAWHVAHLVDPRSVVPESIMPGYPFLAERPVRVRDVEAHLRANRAVGVPYDDAMIAQAADDLRAQADPAADASGLLARYPKAQVRNFDGNPAMVSEMDALIAYMQMLGTLVDFQTFELEDNLR, via the coding sequence ATGTTCAGCCACGCCCGCCTTGAGCGCAATTCCATCGTCCTGCTGATCGGCATCCTTGTCACCGTGGCGATTGGCGGCCTGGTGCAGATCACGCCGCTGTTCTACCTGGAAAGCACCATCGAGAAGGTGGAGGGCGTCAGGCCCTATTCGCCGCTGGAGCTGGCCGGTCGCAACGTCTACATCCGCGAGGGCTGCTACAACTGCCATAGTCAGATGATCCGCGCCCTGCGCGATGAGGTGGAACGCTACGGTCATTTCTCGCTGGCCGCGGAGAGCATGTACGACCACCCCTTCCAGTGGGGCTCCAAGCGGACGGGGCCGGACCTGGCCCGTGTCGGCGGGCGCTATTCCGACGCCTGGCACGTGGCGCACCTGGTCGATCCGCGCAGCGTGGTGCCGGAATCGATCATGCCGGGCTATCCGTTCCTCGCCGAGCGGCCGGTTCGGGTCCGTGACGTCGAAGCGCATCTGCGCGCCAACCGGGCGGTGGGTGTGCCTTATGACGATGCAATGATCGCGCAGGCGGCGGACGACCTGCGCGCGCAGGCCGATCCGGCGGCCGACGCCAGCGGACTGCTGGCGCGCTATCCCAAGGCGCAGGTACGTAATTTCGACGGCAATCCGGCGATGGTGTCGGAGATGGATGCCCTGATCGCCTATATGCAGATGCTGGGCACCCTGGTGGATTTTCAGACATTCGAGCTTGAAGACAATCTGCGCTGA
- the ccoN gene encoding cytochrome-c oxidase, cbb3-type subunit I, which translates to MQATAVHPAASWLTGGALMIGAVLGLILFGRGDDPAMQFHGLLFLLFAVGGIFFLIRLHTAGGSAPPRRTGERPDYNDAVVKFASLAALFWGVAGFAVGLVIALQLAFPVLNFDLPWTSFGRLRPLHTSAVIFAFGGNVLLATSFHVVQRTCRARLAGEIAPWFVVAGYNLFILIAATGYLLGVTQSKEYAEPEWYADIWLTLVWVAYLLVFLATLWRRKEPHIYVANWFFLAFIVTVAMLHIVNNMAVPVSLTGAKSYVLFAGVTDAMTQWWYGHNAVGFFLTAGFLGIMYYFVPKRANRPVYSYRLSIVHFWAIIFLYIWAGPHHLHYTALPDWAQTLGMTFSIMLWMPSWGGMINGLMTLSGAWDKLRTDPVLRMLVVSVAFYGMSTFEGPVMSIKAVNSLSHYTDWTIGHVHSGALGWVAFVSFGALYVMIPQLWKRRELYNLRLVSWHFWIATMGILLYITAMWVSGILQGLMWRAYDNLGFLEFSFVETVEAMHPFYLIRAAGGALFLIGALIMVYNIWRTIRGDVPEPAAQRRPAALATA; encoded by the coding sequence ATGCAGGCGACGGCAGTACATCCGGCAGCCAGTTGGCTGACCGGCGGGGCACTGATGATTGGGGCCGTGCTCGGGCTGATCCTGTTCGGCCGCGGTGACGATCCGGCCATGCAGTTCCATGGCCTTTTGTTCCTGCTGTTCGCGGTTGGCGGCATTTTCTTTCTGATCCGGCTGCACACCGCCGGTGGATCGGCGCCGCCGCGGCGCACCGGCGAGCGGCCCGACTATAATGATGCGGTGGTGAAGTTCGCCTCTCTCGCCGCTCTGTTCTGGGGAGTGGCGGGATTCGCCGTGGGCCTGGTGATCGCCTTGCAACTGGCTTTTCCGGTCCTCAACTTTGACCTGCCGTGGACCAGTTTCGGCCGGCTGCGGCCGCTTCATACCTCGGCGGTGATCTTTGCCTTCGGTGGCAACGTGCTGCTGGCCACGTCGTTCCATGTGGTGCAGCGCACCTGCCGCGCCCGTCTGGCCGGTGAAATCGCGCCATGGTTCGTGGTTGCCGGCTACAACCTGTTCATCCTCATCGCCGCCACCGGCTATCTGCTGGGCGTCACCCAGTCGAAGGAGTATGCGGAGCCGGAGTGGTATGCCGACATCTGGCTGACCCTGGTGTGGGTGGCCTATCTGCTGGTCTTTCTGGCCACCTTGTGGCGACGCAAGGAACCGCACATCTATGTGGCCAACTGGTTCTTCCTGGCGTTCATCGTCACCGTGGCCATGCTGCACATCGTCAACAACATGGCGGTTCCCGTGAGCCTGACCGGCGCCAAGAGCTATGTGCTGTTCGCCGGGGTCACCGACGCCATGACCCAGTGGTGGTACGGCCACAACGCGGTCGGCTTCTTCCTGACCGCCGGTTTCCTCGGCATCATGTATTACTTCGTGCCGAAGCGGGCCAACCGGCCGGTCTATTCCTACCGCCTGTCCATCGTCCATTTCTGGGCCATTATCTTTCTCTACATCTGGGCCGGACCGCACCACCTGCACTACACCGCCCTGCCGGATTGGGCGCAGACCCTGGGCATGACCTTCTCAATCATGCTGTGGATGCCGTCGTGGGGCGGCATGATCAACGGCCTGATGACCCTGTCCGGCGCGTGGGACAAGCTGCGCACCGATCCCGTCCTGCGCATGCTGGTCGTCTCCGTCGCCTTCTATGGCATGAGCACTTTTGAAGGCCCGGTCATGAGCATCAAGGCCGTCAATTCCCTGTCCCATTACACCGACTGGACCATCGGCCATGTGCACTCGGGGGCACTGGGCTGGGTCGCCTTCGTCAGCTTCGGCGCGCTTTATGTGATGATCCCGCAGCTATGGAAGCGGCGCGAGCTCTACAACCTGCGGCTGGTCAGCTGGCACTTCTGGATCGCCACCATGGGCATCCTGCTCTACATCACCGCCATGTGGGTGTCGGGCATCCTGCAGGGGCTGATGTGGCGCGCCTATGACAATCTGGGCTTCCTGGAGTTCTCGTTTGTGGAGACCGTCGAGGCGATGCATCCTTTCTATCTGATCCGGGCCGCCGGCGGCGCGCTGTTCCTCATCGGCGCCCTGATCATGGTCTACAACATCTGGCGCACGATCCGCGGTGACGTGCCGGAGCCGGCGGCGCAGCGTCGCCCGGCCGCCCTGGCGACGGCGTAG
- a CDS encoding MFS transporter translates to MTISSRLGSIGRALEDRNYRIHTVGYTASWLTFWGQRLATGWVAWELTGSPFLVGVAGFLDLVPVIVLGPLFAALADRLNRLTMVIISAWLGVVQAALLAALAFSGSMTYASLLVLVAMHGVVIALYMPSFSGLLPHLSAKRNLPAAIAFNSAIGSTAFFVGPALATWMIAADPGYAFASNAAGYAIYLVSLYRLTVKHAAARPAVRRSLFGDVGDGVRYAVAHKGIGPLLVLAFFAGLLFQSTQSLMPVIADGVHGRGEAGLGILQTLSGFGALAAAVWLSVRGRLEGTLALVLAAFALFAGAATLFALSPLFWPAALLIILFGGAQTVFRTGAMTLVQTAVDDAMRSRVVGAQHLLQSVAGAGGALGLGALAEVIGVGPALATAGIAAAAVFARVWRRRAAMALALPSRDDEEDSGPGAATAVVSPPAPHVTPGRTRA, encoded by the coding sequence ATGACCATCAGCAGCCGGTTGGGCAGTATCGGCAGGGCGCTGGAGGACCGCAACTACCGCATACACACGGTCGGCTATACCGCGTCCTGGCTGACTTTCTGGGGACAGCGCCTGGCGACGGGCTGGGTGGCGTGGGAGCTGACCGGCTCGCCGTTCCTGGTCGGCGTCGCGGGCTTTCTCGATCTGGTGCCGGTGATCGTGCTGGGGCCGCTGTTCGCCGCCCTGGCCGACAGGCTCAACCGCCTGACCATGGTCATCATTTCGGCCTGGCTGGGGGTTGTCCAGGCGGCGCTTCTGGCGGCGCTGGCCTTCAGCGGGTCCATGACCTATGCCAGCCTGCTGGTGCTGGTGGCCATGCACGGCGTGGTCATCGCGCTCTACATGCCGTCCTTTTCCGGGCTGCTGCCCCATCTGTCGGCGAAGCGAAACCTGCCGGCGGCCATCGCCTTCAACTCGGCCATCGGGTCCACCGCCTTCTTTGTGGGCCCGGCACTGGCCACCTGGATGATCGCCGCCGACCCGGGCTATGCCTTTGCGTCCAACGCCGCAGGCTACGCCATCTATCTGGTGTCGCTGTACCGCCTGACGGTCAAACATGCGGCGGCGAGGCCCGCGGTGCGCCGCAGCCTGTTTGGCGATGTCGGCGACGGGGTGCGCTATGCGGTGGCGCACAAGGGCATCGGTCCGTTGCTGGTGCTGGCCTTCTTCGCCGGCCTGCTGTTTCAGTCGACCCAGAGCCTGATGCCGGTCATCGCCGACGGGGTCCATGGCCGCGGCGAGGCGGGGCTTGGCATTCTGCAGACCCTGTCCGGCTTTGGCGCGCTGGCGGCGGCGGTGTGGCTTTCGGTGCGCGGCCGGCTGGAGGGCACTTTGGCCCTGGTTCTGGCGGCTTTCGCCCTCTTCGCCGGCGCCGCCACGCTGTTTGCGCTGAGCCCGCTGTTCTGGCCGGCGGCGCTGCTCATCATCCTGTTCGGCGGCGCGCAAACCGTCTTTCGCACCGGCGCCATGACGCTTGTCCAGACCGCGGTGGACGACGCCATGCGCAGCCGCGTGGTCGGCGCGCAGCATCTGCTGCAAAGCGTCGCCGGGGCCGGTGGCGCGCTTGGCCTGGGGGCGCTGGCGGAGGTCATCGGCGTCGGACCGGCGCTTGCCACGGCCGGCATTGCGGCCGCAGCGGTGTTCGCGCGTGTCTGGCGCCGGCGGGCGGCCATGGCCCTGGCCCTGCCGTCGCGCGACGATGAAGAGGATAGCGGGCCGGGCGCGGCGACGGCGGTGGTATCGCCTCCTGCACCGCATGTGACACCTGGCCGGACGCGGGCATAA
- a CDS encoding malate/lactate/ureidoglycolate dehydrogenase, whose protein sequence is MAVVLGLRADNLEAYVAAIFRALGSDGNEAHQVAAHLVDANLTGHDSHGVARIPRYVGYARDGLLTFNARPKLLRQSATLAVLDGDGGLGQAIGHRAVAEGVARARQSGVALVALTNVGHLGRIGAWAELAAADGMASLHFVNTTGAGMRVAPFGGSDARLSTNPIVIGLPRQDAPPVIHDAATSFIAEGKAMVARSRGEPVPDGALYDAAGRPTRDPAALYTEPPGALTAFGLHKGSGLSVMVDLLAGALTGGGSTRAGVRRLANNMLSVFIRPDGLGDQAAYEAEVGRFLHWVASSRPLVPGHRVLLPGEVERETRERRRRDGIPMDEASWAAIGQAAQDGGLAAAENERLRAAVPA, encoded by the coding sequence ATGGCAGTGGTCTTGGGGCTGCGGGCAGACAATCTGGAAGCCTATGTGGCGGCCATCTTCCGCGCCCTTGGCTCGGACGGGAACGAGGCCCACCAGGTGGCGGCCCACCTGGTGGACGCCAATCTGACGGGCCACGATTCGCACGGGGTGGCGCGCATCCCGCGCTATGTGGGCTATGCCCGTGACGGCCTGCTGACCTTCAACGCCCGACCGAAACTCCTGCGTCAGTCGGCGACGCTGGCGGTACTGGATGGCGATGGCGGCCTTGGCCAGGCCATCGGCCACCGGGCCGTGGCGGAAGGCGTGGCCCGCGCCCGCCAGTCGGGTGTGGCGCTGGTGGCACTGACCAATGTCGGCCATCTTGGGCGCATTGGCGCCTGGGCCGAACTGGCGGCGGCCGATGGCATGGCCAGCCTGCATTTCGTCAATACCACGGGCGCCGGTATGCGGGTGGCGCCGTTCGGCGGCAGCGACGCGCGGCTGTCCACCAACCCCATCGTCATCGGCCTGCCGCGCCAGGACGCGCCGCCGGTGATCCATGACGCCGCCACGTCGTTCATCGCCGAGGGCAAGGCGATGGTCGCGCGCAGCCGCGGCGAGCCGGTACCCGACGGCGCGCTGTATGACGCGGCAGGCCGGCCGACGCGCGATCCGGCGGCGTTGTATACGGAGCCACCGGGGGCGTTGACAGCCTTTGGCCTGCACAAAGGCTCCGGCCTCAGCGTCATGGTTGATCTGCTGGCCGGAGCGCTCACCGGCGGCGGCTCCACCCGCGCCGGTGTGCGGCGACTGGCCAACAACATGCTGTCGGTCTTTATTCGACCGGACGGGTTGGGCGATCAAGCGGCCTATGAAGCGGAAGTCGGCCGGTTTCTCCACTGGGTCGCCTCGTCGCGGCCGCTTGTGCCCGGCCATCGGGTGCTTTTGCCGGGCGAGGTGGAGCGCGAGACCCGCGAGCGTCGCCGGCGCGACGGCATCCCCATGGACGAGGCAAGCTGGGCGGCGATCGGCCAGGCGGCGCAGGACGGCGGACTGGCGGCGGCGGAGAACGAGCGGCTGCGGGCAGCCGTGCCGGCCTGA
- the metC gene encoding cystathionine beta-lyase: MVRKTDTILAHAGRHPFAHHGVVNPPVLRASTVLYPTMAAMAENLAAYDAGGKRTVYGRRGTPTIHAFEEAFAAIDEAQACFAVPSGIAAFAYVLTALAGAGDHVLISDAAYLPVRRFADTWLRRAGVDVAYYDPRAGGHIAGLMRPTTRLVYVESPASHTFEMQDIPAIAAAAHAGGARVVMDNSWATPLFYRPFDHGVDVAVYSASKYIGGHADLCMGVIAARHELAATLRQCITDHGANVGPDDCWLALRGLRTLGVRLRRHQASGLRLARWLAGQPAVARVLHPGLPGHDDHGLWQRDWLGASGLFSVVLKPATDVALAAMVDGMTVFALGSSWGSYESQILPVHPARDRSVTSWVAEGPVLRLAVGLEDPDDLQADLAAGLARLSAAGDAP, translated from the coding sequence ATGGTCCGCAAGACCGATACCATACTGGCCCATGCCGGCCGGCACCCGTTTGCCCATCACGGCGTGGTCAACCCGCCGGTGCTGCGCGCCTCTACCGTGCTCTACCCGACCATGGCGGCCATGGCGGAGAATCTGGCAGCCTATGATGCGGGCGGCAAGCGTACGGTCTATGGCCGTCGTGGCACGCCGACCATTCACGCCTTCGAAGAGGCCTTCGCCGCCATTGACGAGGCGCAGGCGTGCTTCGCCGTGCCGTCGGGCATCGCCGCCTTCGCCTACGTCCTGACGGCGCTGGCCGGCGCCGGCGATCATGTGTTGATCAGCGATGCCGCCTATTTGCCGGTGCGCCGCTTCGCCGACACCTGGCTGCGCCGCGCCGGCGTGGACGTCGCCTATTATGATCCCCGCGCCGGCGGCCACATTGCCGGTCTGATGCGCCCGACGACGCGGCTGGTCTATGTGGAATCGCCGGCCAGCCATACATTCGAGATGCAGGATATTCCCGCCATCGCCGCCGCCGCCCACGCCGGCGGAGCACGTGTGGTCATGGACAATTCCTGGGCTACGCCGCTGTTCTACCGGCCGTTCGATCATGGCGTGGACGTAGCGGTCTATTCGGCCAGCAAGTATATCGGCGGCCATGCGGACCTGTGCATGGGCGTGATCGCGGCGCGGCACGAGCTGGCGGCAACCCTGCGTCAGTGCATCACCGACCATGGCGCCAATGTGGGACCGGATGATTGCTGGCTGGCGTTGCGCGGGTTGCGCACGCTCGGCGTGCGGCTGCGCCGGCACCAGGCCAGCGGCCTGCGGCTTGCCCGCTGGCTGGCTGGCCAGCCGGCGGTGGCCCGGGTGCTGCATCCCGGTCTGCCGGGCCACGACGACCATGGCCTGTGGCAGCGCGACTGGCTGGGCGCTTCGGGCCTCTTTTCCGTGGTCCTGAAGCCGGCAACCGACGTCGCTCTTGCCGCCATGGTGGACGGCATGACGGTCTTCGCGCTGGGCAGCTCATGGGGCAGCTATGAAAGCCAGATTCTGCCGGTTCACCCTGCACGCGACCGTAGTGTGACATCATGGGTCGCCGAAGGCCCGGTCCTGCGGCTTGCCGTCGGCCTGGAAGACCCTGACGATCTGCAGGCCGATCTTGCCGCCGGCCTGGCCCGCCTGTCTGCCGCCGGAGACGCCCCATGA
- a CDS encoding pyridoxamine 5'-phosphate oxidase family protein yields MTRITTIAELEAIYGQPGETSTIKEVDHITDHYGAFIAASPFVLLASGGPEGLDCSPRGDRPGFVRVADRQTLMLPDRRGNNRVDSLRNIVRDPRAALLFLVPGSGTTLRVNGRAHLATGSALCDSFAVDGKAPRSVIVLDVQAVYFQCARAILRADLWNPARHADPDTLPTPGQILASLSDDRIGGAPYDQEWPGRAAATMW; encoded by the coding sequence ATGACACGCATCACCACCATTGCCGAGCTGGAGGCCATCTACGGCCAACCCGGCGAGACTTCCACCATCAAGGAGGTGGATCACATCACCGACCACTATGGCGCGTTCATCGCCGCCTCGCCCTTCGTTCTTCTGGCCAGCGGCGGGCCCGAAGGGCTCGATTGCTCGCCACGCGGTGACCGACCGGGATTCGTTCGCGTTGCCGACCGGCAAACCCTGATGCTGCCGGACAGGCGCGGCAACAACCGGGTGGATTCCCTGCGCAACATCGTGCGCGATCCGCGCGCGGCACTGCTGTTTCTGGTGCCGGGCAGCGGCACCACATTGCGCGTCAATGGTCGGGCCCATCTCGCCACCGGCAGCGCCTTGTGCGACTCCTTTGCGGTGGATGGAAAGGCTCCACGCTCGGTCATCGTGCTGGACGTACAGGCGGTGTATTTCCAGTGCGCCCGTGCAATCCTGCGCGCCGATCTGTGGAACCCGGCCCGCCATGCGGACCCCGATACCCTGCCGACGCCCGGCCAGATTCTGGCTTCGCTCAGCGACGACAGGATCGGCGGCGCTCCCTATGACCAGGAATGGCCGGGCCGTGCCGCCGCCACCATGTGGTAG
- the hemN gene encoding oxygen-independent coproporphyrinogen III oxidase gives MPMSMTSETVARWRGARLPRYTSYPTAPHFTDAVDHTVYGRWLAGIGDGTPLSLYVHVPFCRAMCWYCGCHTKVSRKAEPVSRYVGTLEQEARLVAGCISTAPVVRHLHFGGGTPTIMQPDEMRHLMTVLRTLFQFADDGEVALEIDPRTLTSAMADVLADCGFTRASLGVQSFDPAVQTAINRLQTPDETSAAVSALRTRGVTAINFDLIYGLPHQSVESCRDTVARCLAMAPDRLAVFGYAHVPDFKKHQQRIDPSWLPDGGARQDQAEAIATALSAAGYVRIGLDHYALPDDPLARAAATGRLHRNFQGYTVDDCETLIGLGASAIGRTAHGYVQNHVPMGRYAAHIADGHLATARGYQLSAEDRLRGDLIERIMCDMSVDVAAVCRRHGRDTTVAADALSRLQPLAADGIVRLDGNRVSVAEDAWFLVRAAAAAFDAYLPASPRQHSRAV, from the coding sequence ATGCCCATGAGCATGACCAGCGAAACTGTCGCCCGCTGGCGCGGCGCGCGCCTGCCCCGCTACACCAGCTATCCGACCGCGCCCCATTTCACCGATGCGGTCGACCATACGGTCTATGGCCGGTGGCTTGCCGGCATAGGCGACGGGACGCCGCTGTCGCTCTATGTGCATGTGCCGTTCTGCCGGGCCATGTGCTGGTATTGCGGCTGCCACACGAAAGTAAGCCGCAAGGCGGAGCCTGTCAGCCGCTATGTGGGGACCCTGGAACAGGAAGCGCGCCTGGTCGCCGGCTGCATATCCACTGCACCGGTTGTCCGCCACCTGCATTTCGGTGGCGGCACACCCACCATCATGCAGCCGGACGAAATGCGCCACCTGATGACCGTGCTGCGCACCCTGTTCCAGTTCGCCGATGATGGGGAAGTGGCGCTGGAGATTGATCCCCGCACACTGACCTCTGCGATGGCCGATGTCCTGGCCGACTGCGGCTTCACCCGCGCCAGCCTCGGCGTACAAAGCTTCGACCCCGCCGTTCAGACGGCGATCAATCGACTGCAGACGCCGGACGAGACCAGCGCCGCCGTCTCCGCTCTGCGAACGAGAGGCGTCACCGCCATCAATTTCGACCTGATCTATGGCCTGCCCCATCAGAGTGTTGAATCGTGCCGGGACACGGTCGCCCGCTGCCTCGCCATGGCGCCGGACCGCCTGGCCGTCTTCGGCTATGCCCATGTACCGGACTTCAAAAAGCATCAGCAGCGAATTGACCCGTCATGGCTGCCTGACGGCGGCGCCCGCCAGGACCAGGCCGAAGCTATTGCCACCGCGCTGTCTGCCGCGGGCTATGTGCGGATCGGCCTCGACCACTACGCTCTTCCCGATGACCCTCTCGCCCGCGCCGCCGCGACCGGCCGGCTGCATCGCAACTTTCAGGGCTATACCGTCGATGATTGCGAAACGCTCATCGGTCTCGGCGCATCGGCAATTGGCCGCACGGCGCACGGCTATGTGCAGAATCATGTGCCCATGGGACGCTATGCCGCCCACATCGCCGACGGTCACCTGGCCACCGCCCGTGGCTACCAGCTCAGCGCCGAGGACCGTCTGCGTGGCGATCTGATTGAGCGCATCATGTGCGATATGAGCGTCGACGTGGCGGCCGTATGCCGCCGCCATGGTCGCGACACGACTGTTGCGGCCGATGCACTGAGCCGGCTGCAGCCGCTGGCCGCCGACGGCATTGTCCGTCTCGACGGGAACCGCGTGTCGGTCGCCGAGGATGCCTGGTTCCTGGTGCGCGCCGCGGCGGCGGCCTTCGACGCCTACCTGCCGGCCAGCCCGCGCCAGCACTCCCGCGCTGTCTGA